Within Solirubrobacterales bacterium, the genomic segment GGAGAGGTAGTAGCCATTGACCGCCTCCTCACCGATCTGGTCGGCAAGCCAGGTTCGGATCCAGGCGGCCATCCCCTCGGCGTCGGTCCGGCGTGACACATCGGCGAACTGTCTGAGGGCATCGTGCATCATCTCGATCTGGCGGGCGGGGTCGTCGGCCTGCCCGAAATGCATGAAGGCGATCCGGGCGGGATCCCAGTCCGCCACGAGGTCGAGCGACCGGTGCCACTCCGGGGGATCGATGTCGGGCGGGGGCGTCGGTGGGAATGCCGGACCTCCGTCGATCCGGATCCCGGTGACATCACCGGTGAAGGCGGTGCGGGTGGGGGAGTGCAGGTAGCAGACGTGGTGCTGGGCGTGACCGGGGGTGTAGGCCACCTCCCAGGGACCGATCGACTCCCCGCCCTTGAGCACCCTGATGCTCGCCTCCGGAACCGGAATCACCTCGCCCCAGAGTTGATCGAACACCTCCCCGAATACCTTGCGGGCACTGGCCACCAGGCGGGTCGGGTCGATCATGTGGGGGGCACCGCGTTCATGCACCCAGACCTCGGCGTCCGGGTACCGCTCCAGCAGACGCCCGGTTCCACCGGCGTGGTCGAAGTGGATGTGGGTCAGGAGAATCGCCTCGGGCGTCTCGTCGCCCAACGCCTCGATCACCCGGTGAACCGTCTTCTCGCAGCCGGGATCGACCACGACTCCATCGAAGAGGTGGGCACCCATCGCTCCCGGGCGATCGAGGTGAAGCAGATCCACGGTGGTGGGGACGGGGCCGGTCATCAACGCGAATGATCCCGGAAAGCCGCCACTCGGCGCGCCCGGGCTCGAAACGCGGCCCTGAAGCCGGGCTAGCGCGGGGATCCGATCACAAAGGCGCGGGACTCCAGGAGTGGATCCTGCAACGCGGACCACTGGACTCCTTCGTCCTCGAAGGAGTGGATTCCGGGCAGCATGTTGTGGTCAACCGCCCAGACCATCTCGGTCTCGATCCCGTCGCTCGAAAGGCGATCGAGCTCGATCAGGGTGAAGTCTTCCGTTTCGAGGACCGTGGTTTCGGTTGCGAGGGTACAGCTGACGGTTACGGCGTTCATGCCTCCCGGGTACCCGTTTTCGCGCCGGACTATTCCGGTGACCGCGTATCGACCTGCACCCGCGGGCACGGGTGCAGGTGCGTGGTTCTCGCTTGGCGCCATCGCCAGACGGAGCGGCTCGTCTTGAACTACCGAGATTCCGGGGTGCTTCGTCGCCTTGACGCCGGTGTGGTACCGCCGTGCGGCACCGGCATTCAATGCTCGATAATGTCGGTTATGTCAACTCGAATCACCAGCGGAGAGCCACACCGTACGCGGCCAGGCCCCGATCCCGGCTGACCAGGGTCAGGTTCTCCTCCAGCGCCTGAGCGACCAGGAGCCGGTCGAACGGATCTCTGTGGTGAAACTCAAGCTCACGAATCTTCCACAGGTGTGACCTCCTGATCGGCAGCTCAAGAAGCCCGGCCGCACCCAGATGTTCAGGCAGATCGGCGGGAACTTCCAGGCGATCGAGCGAGGACTTGATCGCGATCTCCCAGATCGAGACGTCGCTGACGTGAAGAGCATGGTTACGTTCCGCGGCGATCGTCCGCAGCCACTCCGGCACCCGCTCATCCCCGTCCAGCAGCCAGAGGATGACCTGTGTGTCGAGCAGAAGTCTCAACTCACTGGTAGGCGTCGAAGCCCGGAATCGGGTCGTCGAAGTCATCACCGATCCGGATCCTTCCTTCCAGGGACCCGAAGATCTCAGGCCGCTCCGGATCCCGGTAACCGATGATCTTGGCTACCGGCTTGGAACCCCGGCGGATGATCACTTCCTCGCCACGCTCAGCCCGCTCGATCAGCTTCGAGAGGTTCGTCTTGGCTTCTCCTATGGCGATCGGCTGCGACACAGGCCAAAGTTAGCCAACTTGGCCAAGCAAGTCAAGTGTGCGAAATTCCCGAGCGGGCTCTACCGACCACGCAACCCGCCGGGACCAGTTCTGCGAGTCTGGTTCGACTGCCGGACAGTCCTGACCGACAGGCAGGCAACTTCCTTGGGAGACAGAGAGGTGACCCCCGTGAGAATCGTCATGAGTGCTCTTGCCGCAGCAGGCGTGGGACTGGCCCTGCTGATTCCCGCCCCGACGGCATCGGCGAGGAACGCTTACATATCCGCCAAGGATGCCCGCCACTTTGCGCGATCCGCGGTCCGGGGTGTGTACCCGCGGGCGTTCAAGGTTCGTGTCCGGTGCGGTCGTCGTTCCCGAAGCCTCCTGATTTGCGATGTCAGCTGGGTCCGGGCGCACGTGTCCCGCCGATACGGCACGGTCAGGGTGAGGGGTCTGAAACGGTATGG encodes:
- a CDS encoding MBL fold metallo-hydrolase, which translates into the protein MTGPVPTTVDLLHLDRPGAMGAHLFDGVVVDPGCEKTVHRVIEALGDETPEAILLTHIHFDHAGGTGRLLERYPDAEVWVHERGAPHMIDPTRLVASARKVFGEVFDQLWGEVIPVPEASIRVLKGGESIGPWEVAYTPGHAQHHVCYLHSPTRTAFTGDVTGIRIDGGPAFPPTPPPDIDPPEWHRSLDLVADWDPARIAFMHFGQADDPARQIEMMHDALRQFADVSRRTDAEGMAAWIRTWLADQIGEEAVNGYYLSGPFEGMWAGFDRYWRTRPEAG
- a CDS encoding type II toxin-antitoxin system VapC family toxin, which gives rise to MRLLLDTQVILWLLDGDERVPEWLRTIAAERNHALHVSDVSIWEIAIKSSLDRLEVPADLPEHLGAAGLLELPIRRSHLWKIRELEFHHRDPFDRLLVAQALEENLTLVSRDRGLAAYGVALRW
- a CDS encoding type II toxin-antitoxin system prevent-host-death family antitoxin; the protein is MSQPIAIGEAKTNLSKLIERAERGEEVIIRRGSKPVAKIIGYRDPERPEIFGSLEGRIRIGDDFDDPIPGFDAYQ